Genomic DNA from Nitrospirota bacterium:
GTGGCGCTGCCTTCTGTGCAGGACCAGCTTCCTGCCGTCTGCCTGTCATCGGCTTCAGATTCTGAAGCTATCTCACCTTCAGGACGAGCGACGAGATCCTGTCGATCCTTACGACTGCATCGTAAAAGTCCTTTCCGGAGAGCTTCGCAATATGGACCAACTGATCTCCGACTTTGGTGACCGTGCCCTCGAGCGACTCACCGCCATCCGTCTTCACCGCTACTCGTTTTCCGACCTGTGAGGCGAGGACCTCTTTAACACTGAACTGCGGATTCAACTCGAACTTCGTCTCCTCTGCAGAAACCATACTAACGCCCATCAGAAAAGACCCGGCAGAAAGAACAAAAGCAACTAAAGTCTGTTTCATTTTACTTCCTCCTTTGAGATTATTATACCTTCATTGGTTGCCGTGCAGGAGCAGGAGATCCTATTTCCCATAGATCTTATACGCCTCGTCCCTTTGCATAATTTCAGGCTTTGTACCGCCGTGCGGCTTCATGACGACAACATGGTCTTCATGGCAGCCAGGTCCGGTCCATCCATAATAGTTCTGCCTGTTATACTTTTCGGACAGCCTCAGATTCTGGTTCATGGTCTCATCCGGAGACTTCCCGAACTGAAATACCTGATACGGGGCATAACTGTTGTACGTATGACTCATTGGGTCGTCGGCCGGGCCCCAGACCTCGGCATAGCAATGCTTGCCTATAAGTTCCGGGATTCCGTCACCCGTAATGTCCATATAACCTGAGAGCGAGAAGTGCCTTTCAGAAAAAACCAGCTTCGGAATTCCGCCCCCCCCGAGGATTATAATATGGAGACTTCCGGGTGAGCTTGCATAATCAGGGCCAAAGAGGAGCAGGGCAGGGGGTATTGATCTATCTGTGGATTGAGGGAGGAACAAAAGATAAGCACTATCGGCAAGCCTGTTTGCCGGCAGCATCCCCCTGACCTGTTTTGTCATAATTGTGTGCTTTGTAAGACCGTCTTCGTCTTCAATCGTGAAAAGCACCTTTCCATTTCTGCGAATGGTGAGTTTCGTGTATTCACCGCCAGAGTCCCAGTCTTCAGGGATCTCAAGCGTAACGGCATAGGGAATGCCATCCCCTCTCCAGTCGTACTCGACAGAGCTTACCAGTTTCCATGGCCCTGCAGCGATGACATAGGCTGGGAAAATACAGCACAGGAGCAGCGATATTAGAGAGCCTTTTATCACTCTGTCCATACGTTACTCCGGCAATGGAGACCCTGCATTCAGTCTTCTTAGTTCAACCCAGTAAGGGCTGGTACTGAGTTGCCTCCTGAATTCCTCCAGAAATCGGTCTTTTCCTGCAGCATGAGCCGGCCATGATTTATCAAAGAATTTCCAGGCAGCATCGGCATTTCCGGTATAGATAAGATCAAGCATCGTTGCCCAGAGTCTGACAGGCGGATAATTGTTCTGCCATTCTTCGTCTTGCAAAATCCGGCGAGACTGCTCGTCAAATGCTTTTTTGTCCGGCTCCGGTTTGAGCATCAATCTTCCGGCAAGTCTGTACAGGCCATCACGATATTCAAGAATAACTTTTGGCGCAGGAGATTCAGAGAAGCTTGTCTTCCAGTAGGCAAAAGTGAAATCCCAGGTAACAAATTCCAGCTTCCTGTCGTTATTGAGGTCTTCAAAATGCGATAGACCAGCATGAGTGACATCTAGTTTGGCGACCTGCCTGACTGTTTCTCCCAGCTCAAATACGTGATAGCTATAGCAGCAGTGGACCCCGCCGGTCCATTCGGATATGACAAGATTCGGGATGCCTCTCCCTGTAATATCCATGCCAACAGGGATTAAGGCATTATGCCTGTCGTCACCGTTTAGGTCCCCGATTCTGAAGCGGCTCATATCCTCCCCCTTCAGTTCAAAGACAACGTTACCCTTTCGGGTGATGACAACTCGCCCTTCACCTTCCTCAGTTAAAAATACTTTTATGCTGTAGTCCCGAATCTGTTTCTTCTCTTTCAAATCCTTCCACGGGCCAGCAAAGACAATCTCCGGGAAAAGGAGCAGTCCCGCAATCAGCATGAAGATATTCAAACCCAGCCGGCACCTGCAGAGCAGCAAATGACTAATTCCCCTTTGCTTTGTTCAGTATATAAAGCGGTTGTGTATCACAGCTTATCGGAGTATCTTTATCATACCTGATCCGGTAAATCATAAGGCTGTTTCCCTTGCGACTAAATCCGATCCTTCTGGATCCGCCCGGTTCTTTGCTTGCAGGAGTCGTAATATAGTCACAGTCTGCTTCACTTCCATCCATGGAAATAGTATAGTTGAACGTTTCGTCAGGCCATTTGGCGATGCCGTCCATAGAAAAATTGAATAATCTATTGTCTTTGTCCTGCCAGACCCCGACGAGCAGAAGTTTAGATGAGTATCTGTGCAATTCATCAGGAATCCGAACAAAAGATTCGTCCAGGTGGCTGATAGCGGGATAGTCCATGAACTTGAGTGAAACTGCCCTCCCGGCCGTATCGGTCTTTATCTGTATGGCAAGTTCGTCTCCATCAGACCGTTCTGTCGAATACCTCTCATAAGGACTGAATCTCAAGATAGCCCCTTTGGGTCTCTTCTTATAGTTAAGAATATATCGCCAGGTCGCTTCATGATAGTTTACCCAACTGAATCTCCATCGCGTTTCGTCAGACACTGCAATGATGATCATTTCCGGATTAGATGCATGCGGCGACATGCTTTCGTGCAGTTTCCTTATCGTTGACTCAGGTACCCAAATCCCTTCGATTGACAGAATCGGATCTTTCAATATTGCGGCGCCGACTGCAGAAGAACAAGCTAATAAACACAATAGGGCGAATAACGTTTTTCTCATTGCTACCCCAATCCTCTTAATTACCTGCCAAACTCCGGATATCTGCAGACCACCGGTTACTCCGACTGCCAAACGACCCTGCCCGTCCTGTCAATATACTGCGATATTTTCCCTTTTAGAACATAACCGAGCGGCCCTTCAAAGGGACGTGCAAAATTGTACGTGGCCGGAATGACTATCTTGCCGGCCTTATCAATATAGCCGTAACGGTTTCCGCTTTTGAAGACTGCAAGCCCGCTCGAAAACGGATAGACCCGGTCGAAATCAGTTCTGAAGACCACAGCCCCGGTCCTGTCAATAAATAAAGACGTCTCGTTTTCCCTCACCAGTGCCAGTCCGTCAGAGAAGGCCTCTGCGCTTGTGAAACGCGGGAGAATAACAACTTTGCCGGTTTTGTCAATGTAGCCAAATCTGCCTCCGCCCCCGCTCTTATAAATTCGCGCCATCCCTTCCCTGAATTCCGACGCCTGATCAAATTGGGGAGGGATAACGAGTTTCCCTGCAGTATTCATGTAACCCTCTTTTCGTGCGGACCAGACCCGGATCATCCCTTCAGCCTGGATGCCGATGAAATCGATCCCTTCTGGCGTGACATCATGACCAGATCTGTCAATGATGCGCATGACGTCCTTTGTTGTCACTCTCGCAAAACCGCCTGAGAATGGGAACGTCTTATCATAACGTGCAGGGATTACCAGTTTACCCTTCTTATCGATGAACCCCCGCTTCACAATGCCCCATTCGTCCGGTACCCCGACCTCGGCCATCCCCTCCGAAAACGCCCTTGCATCAGAGAAATCACCCGGGATTACAAAAGAAAGGGAATGATCGAGGTATCCCATCCCGCCTTTCCCTCTGCTGTCATGCATGGAGGCAGGGGCCATCCCTTCCGAAAAAGGGACCCGTATCTGCTCCTGAGGTTTTATGACCATTTTCCCGGAGGTGTCGAAAAAAGCTGTTTTTGTCCCTCTGGATGCCATGATAAGCCCGTCAGAAACCTGAAGGGGTTGATCGAACTCAGCCGGGATGATCACACGTCCTTCTTTGTTGATCAGGCCATGCCGGTCATTTACCCGAATCTGAAAGAGTTCCGGAGGGCCTTCAGAAGCCACGAACGTTGCCGGACAAACACTGTACAGTAACAACAATATAAGACCGAGTTTTCTCATTATTGTCATACTATACCACACGTTGTAGAACTCGGCTTCGGAGTGAACGTCGGCAACATTCTGAAGTCATATCGCTCCCTCAACGAGGGAGGCTTGACGGTTTAGGAGCCGTCTCCAAGACGGCCAGTTCAATTGTTGATACTAAAAACTTCCTTCGTCCGGCTCCTTTTCAAGCGTTTCTTGGTGAGCTATATATTCCTTCACCTTTTCCAGTTCAAAGCCCACCGTCGATGCAGCGCAGCCTCTTGCCCAGAAATTCTCACAGTTGAAATTCTTCTGCTTCCGTCCAAACTGCCGGGCCACGGCAAGCGCACTCTTACCTTTCAGATACCCGATCACTTCAGAAACAGCTTACTTCGGCGGTATCTCTATTTTTCGACGCAGTGCGTCGAAAAATATGTAGACCCACTG
This window encodes:
- a CDS encoding WG repeat-containing protein yields the protein MRKLGLILLLLYSVCPATFVASEGPPELFQIRVNDRHGLINKEGRVIIPAEFDQPLQVSDGLIMASRGTKTAFFDTSGKMVIKPQEQIRVPFSEGMAPASMHDSRGKGGMGYLDHSLSFVIPGDFSDARAFSEGMAEVGVPDEWGIVKRGFIDKKGKLVIPARYDKTFPFSGGFARVTTKDVMRIIDRSGHDVTPEGIDFIGIQAEGMIRVWSARKEGYMNTAGKLVIPPQFDQASEFREGMARIYKSGGGGRFGYIDKTGKVVILPRFTSAEAFSDGLALVRENETSLFIDRTGAVVFRTDFDRVYPFSSGLAVFKSGNRYGYIDKAGKIVIPATYNFARPFEGPLGYVLKGKISQYIDRTGRVVWQSE
- a CDS encoding transposase; translated protein: MIGYLKGKSALAVARQFGRKQKNFNCENFWARGCAASTVGFELEKVKEYIAHQETLEKEPDEGSF